From Rhodococcus sp. B7740, one genomic window encodes:
- a CDS encoding NADP-dependent oxidoreductase: MRIGFTQFGDPEKVLGVLKLPEPHPGPGQVRIRTVAADIKVSETMLCMGYLVGQVDAAVPSETAPVVAGWDLSGVIDEVGPGAQKCFAPGDSVIAVVDSYSGRGAHAEYVVADVASVVLAPKGKSFVEAASFLTNALTARVWLDALGLVAGETVAITGGAGTVGGFVIELAKERGLHVVVDAKESDRAFLEQLAADVIVDRTDDFAGEVIEAVGPVHGLIDAANVADCALLRAVQAGRTAVSARMQTGHTDHGVHWTPVFVENFHAETICWNKCATSPRQCAHIARSRHRSARTGVERLPAAHARRSAGTIGSCLLTDRATGRLCRESRSVDTGSVQPRLS; this comes from the coding sequence CTGAAGTTGCCCGAGCCACACCCGGGGCCTGGCCAGGTCAGGATTCGGACTGTTGCCGCGGATATCAAGGTCTCCGAGACAATGCTGTGCATGGGTTACTTGGTGGGCCAGGTCGATGCCGCGGTTCCCAGCGAAACCGCCCCGGTCGTCGCAGGATGGGATCTGTCGGGAGTGATCGACGAAGTCGGACCTGGTGCTCAGAAGTGTTTCGCACCGGGTGATTCGGTGATTGCCGTGGTAGACAGCTACTCCGGTCGAGGTGCACATGCTGAATACGTTGTCGCCGATGTAGCCTCGGTCGTTCTCGCGCCCAAGGGGAAGAGTTTCGTCGAAGCGGCATCCTTTCTCACCAATGCACTCACCGCCCGAGTGTGGCTCGATGCGCTCGGGCTCGTCGCCGGGGAGACCGTCGCAATCACCGGTGGGGCCGGAACGGTCGGTGGGTTCGTCATCGAGCTGGCCAAGGAGCGTGGCCTGCATGTGGTCGTCGACGCAAAAGAGTCGGACCGCGCTTTTCTCGAACAGCTTGCCGCCGATGTGATCGTCGATCGCACGGATGATTTCGCGGGCGAAGTCATCGAAGCGGTCGGACCCGTTCACGGACTCATCGACGCCGCCAACGTCGCAGACTGCGCACTTCTTCGCGCAGTGCAGGCTGGTCGGACGGCGGTATCTGCGCGTATGCAGACCGGCCACACCGACCACGGTGTGCATTGGACTCCGGTGTTCGTCGAAAATTTCCACGCCGAGACAATCTGCTGGAACAAATGCGCGACTTCGCCGAGACAGTGCGCTCACATTGCGCGTAGCAGGCATCGTTCTGCCCGAACAGGTGTCGAGCGCCTACCGGCGGCTCATGCAAGGCGGTCTGCGGGGACGATTGGTAGTTGCCTTCTGACAGACAGGGCAACGGGCCGATTGTGCCGGGAGAGCCGGTCGGTCGACACAGGTTCCGTGCAGCCCAGGTTGTCGTGA